In the genome of Myxococcus stipitatus, one region contains:
- a CDS encoding helix-turn-helix domain-containing GNAT family N-acetyltransferase, translating to MAQTRRDQSVAAVRHFNRFYTQKIGVLTDGLLQSEFSLTEARLFYELHHREAPTAAELSRELALDPGYLSRLLRSFSNQGLIERVPSALDGRQHLLRLSAKGEQAYARLNNRSEDSIRTLLSTLRGDERERIVEAMRVIEELLDEKKPRASAESVVLRPHRPGDIGWVIQRHGELYSQEYGWDERFEALVAGIASKFILELQPERERCWIAELNGRSVGSVFLVSESKTVAKLRLLLVEPSARGLGVGTRLVDACIRFAREAGYRKVRLWTDSQLLAARHLYEQAGFERISSEPHSDFGEGLVSETWELKF from the coding sequence ATGGCACAGACACGACGAGACCAGAGCGTGGCGGCGGTGCGGCACTTCAACCGCTTCTACACCCAGAAGATTGGCGTGCTGACCGATGGCCTGCTTCAGAGTGAGTTCTCGCTGACGGAAGCCCGGCTCTTCTACGAGCTGCACCACCGCGAGGCCCCCACCGCGGCCGAGCTGAGCCGGGAGCTCGCGCTGGACCCGGGCTATCTCAGCCGACTGCTGCGGAGCTTCAGCAACCAGGGCCTCATCGAGCGCGTGCCCTCCGCGTTGGATGGGCGTCAGCACCTGCTGCGCCTGTCGGCCAAGGGAGAGCAGGCATACGCGCGGCTGAACAACCGCTCCGAGGACTCCATCCGCACCCTGCTCTCCACGCTGCGAGGCGATGAGCGCGAGCGCATCGTGGAGGCGATGCGGGTCATCGAGGAGCTGCTCGACGAGAAGAAGCCGCGCGCGTCCGCGGAGTCCGTCGTCCTGCGGCCGCATCGGCCAGGGGACATCGGCTGGGTCATCCAGCGGCACGGGGAGCTCTACAGCCAGGAGTACGGCTGGGATGAGCGGTTCGAGGCGCTGGTCGCGGGCATCGCGTCCAAGTTCATCCTGGAGCTTCAGCCGGAGCGGGAGCGCTGCTGGATCGCCGAGCTGAACGGCCGGAGCGTCGGCTCGGTGTTCCTGGTGAGTGAGTCGAAGACGGTGGCGAAGCTGCGACTCTTGCTCGTGGAGCCGTCCGCGCGAGGGCTTGGCGTTGGCACCCGGCTGGTGGATGCGTGCATCCGCTTCGCGCGCGAGGCGGGCTACCGGAAGGTGCGCCTGTGGACCGACAGCCAGCTCCTCGCCGCGCGACACCTGTATGAACAAGCGGGCTTCGAGCGCATCAGCTCGGAGCCCCACAGTGACTTCGGCGAGGGGCTGGTGTCGGAGACCTGGGAGTTGAAGTTCTGA
- a CDS encoding bile acid:sodium symporter family protein: MSLRLVKRLSRDWFLLGMVSAVGLALLFPDFGKAGGAMHADVVTNVGIFAVFFLHGVGMPLAQLKAGALQWRLHVLVQSFTFLVFPALWLAFNLVAGAWVPADVSLGFLFLCAVPSTISSSVAMTGAARGNVAGAIFDASLSSLLGIFFTPLIVGLLAHTTGQSLPLGEAILKLSLLLLLPLVLGQLARPFVGAVFARYRKYTNGVDRVFILVLVYASFCDSFSSGLFSRHGGATLAMVIGGAALLLATVLTLTTLAARRWRFSTEDEIAAVFCGSKKTLASGVPMARLLFGAHPALGLIVLPLMFYHQLQLVVCSVLAERYASRPTES, translated from the coding sequence ATGTCACTGCGCCTCGTCAAGCGGCTCTCGCGCGACTGGTTCCTCCTGGGAATGGTCAGCGCCGTGGGGCTCGCGCTCCTCTTCCCCGACTTCGGCAAGGCCGGCGGAGCGATGCATGCCGACGTCGTCACCAACGTCGGCATCTTCGCCGTGTTCTTCCTCCACGGCGTGGGGATGCCCCTGGCCCAGCTCAAGGCCGGGGCCCTCCAGTGGCGGCTGCACGTCCTGGTGCAGTCCTTCACGTTCCTCGTCTTCCCCGCCCTGTGGCTCGCCTTCAACCTCGTCGCGGGCGCGTGGGTGCCAGCGGACGTGTCGCTGGGCTTCCTGTTCCTGTGCGCGGTGCCGTCCACCATCTCGTCGTCCGTGGCGATGACGGGCGCGGCCCGAGGCAACGTGGCGGGCGCCATCTTCGACGCGAGCCTGTCGAGCCTGCTGGGCATCTTCTTCACGCCCCTCATCGTCGGGCTGCTGGCGCACACCACGGGGCAGTCGCTGCCCCTGGGAGAGGCCATCCTCAAGCTGTCCCTGCTGCTGCTCCTGCCGCTGGTGCTGGGGCAGCTGGCGCGGCCCTTCGTGGGGGCGGTCTTCGCTCGTTACCGGAAGTACACCAACGGCGTGGACCGGGTGTTCATCCTGGTGCTGGTCTACGCCTCGTTCTGTGACTCGTTCTCCTCGGGGCTCTTCAGTCGCCATGGGGGTGCCACGCTCGCGATGGTCATTGGCGGCGCGGCGCTGCTGCTCGCCACGGTGCTGACGCTCACCACGCTGGCGGCGCGGCGCTGGAGGTTCTCCACGGAGGACGAGATTGCCGCGGTGTTCTGCGGCTCGAAGAAGACGCTGGCCTCGGGAGTGCCCATGGCGCGGCTGCTGTTCGGGGCGCATCCGGCGCTGGGGCTCATCGTCCTGCCGCTCATGTTCTACCACCAGCTCCAGCTCGTGGTGTGCTCGGTGCTCGCGGAGCGGTACGCGAGTCGTCCCACGGAGTCCTGA
- a CDS encoding endonuclease/exonuclease/phosphatase family protein codes for MNPLRLLRLAPLLACAPLLLTSCSDDDEGGVDPDVAEFKVMTRNLYLGADIDRLFAAQSPADVPGLAAALYATVQETNFPERVKSLADEIQSDQPALIGLQEVSLFRTQSPSDFRSNPVPNAQTVTYDYLDLLLKELQSRGLNYRAVATVQNADVELPAALTGNPSDLTDVRLTDRDVILARGDVQVSNVVTGNYTFAQEVSLGGVSVRITRGFTKLDAKVDDARFAFVNTHLETLSPGNQNQATELAALVATYDRPLILVGDLNTGPGAATTGYDILVNATTGLTDVWATVGTGSGFTCCFSEALTDANTSALDERIDLVLYAGKGTNPQSAAVIGANATDRTPSGLWPTDHAGLVVDFRVEH; via the coding sequence ATGAATCCACTTCGCTTGCTTCGCCTGGCGCCGCTGCTCGCGTGCGCCCCCTTGCTCCTCACCTCCTGCAGTGACGATGACGAAGGCGGCGTCGACCCCGACGTCGCCGAGTTCAAGGTGATGACTCGCAATCTCTACCTGGGCGCGGACATCGACCGGCTGTTCGCGGCACAGTCTCCCGCCGACGTCCCGGGCCTCGCGGCGGCGCTCTACGCGACGGTGCAGGAGACGAACTTCCCGGAGCGCGTGAAGTCGCTCGCGGATGAAATCCAGAGCGACCAGCCCGCGCTCATCGGGCTGCAAGAGGTCTCCCTGTTCCGGACGCAGAGCCCCAGCGACTTCCGGTCCAACCCCGTGCCCAACGCGCAGACGGTGACCTACGACTACCTGGACCTCCTGCTGAAGGAGCTCCAGAGCCGGGGGCTGAACTACCGCGCGGTGGCGACGGTGCAGAACGCGGACGTCGAGCTCCCCGCCGCGCTCACCGGCAACCCCTCCGACCTGACCGACGTCCGGCTCACGGACCGAGACGTCATCCTGGCGCGCGGCGACGTGCAGGTCTCCAACGTGGTGACGGGCAACTACACCTTCGCGCAGGAGGTGAGCCTGGGCGGCGTCTCCGTGCGCATCACGCGCGGCTTCACCAAGCTGGACGCCAAGGTGGACGACGCGCGCTTCGCCTTCGTCAACACGCACCTGGAGACGCTCTCGCCGGGCAACCAGAACCAGGCGACGGAGCTGGCCGCGCTCGTGGCCACGTACGACCGGCCACTCATCCTGGTGGGCGACCTGAACACCGGACCGGGGGCGGCGACCACGGGCTACGACATCCTGGTCAATGCGACGACGGGATTGACGGATGTCTGGGCCACGGTGGGCACGGGGTCGGGCTTCACCTGCTGCTTCAGCGAGGCCCTCACCGACGCCAACACGAGCGCCCTCGATGAGCGCATCGACCTGGTGCTGTATGCCGGGAAAGGCACGAACCCTCAGTCCGCGGCCGTCATCGGCGCGAACGCCACGGACCGCACGCCCTCGGGCCTCTGGCCCACGGACCACGCGGGGCTGGTGGTGGACTTCCGCGTCGAGCACTGA
- a CDS encoding MFS transporter: MSATAAGPALSVFRHRDFRTYQIARLCAVLAMQIESVAIGWQVYDMTGSALALGYTGLAQFVPFLLFCLLGGQAADRFDRRTILAICQSVMLLCSLALLSFSLGHITDVRFVYGVLILFGTARAFYAPAGSALTPHLVPKSELTRAVALNSTTWQVATIAGPAVGGVLYGWAGPTGAYLGSAALCALTVVWILSLKVRTGRASSEPLSFSTLVAGLGFVRRQRLLLGSITLDLFAVLLGGAVALLPIYAKDVLHTGPWGLGLLRCAPAAGAALTAVVFAMRPLGGNAGWKMFAAVAVFGAATLVFGVSRSLPLSLLALAIGGAADMVSVVVRHTLELMATPDEMRGRVGAVNMMCIGASNELGEFRAGWLAEHVGAVPAVVAGAVGTLAVVVLWSWGFPELRKVDRLELTTAEPSPKPQTPEAPAAQAG; the protein is encoded by the coding sequence ATGTCAGCCACCGCAGCAGGCCCGGCCCTCTCCGTCTTTCGGCACCGCGACTTCCGCACCTACCAGATCGCTCGACTCTGCGCGGTGCTGGCCATGCAGATCGAGTCGGTGGCCATCGGCTGGCAGGTCTACGACATGACGGGCAGCGCCCTGGCGCTTGGCTACACGGGGCTTGCCCAGTTCGTCCCCTTCCTCCTGTTCTGTCTGCTCGGGGGACAGGCCGCCGACCGGTTCGACCGGCGCACCATCCTGGCCATCTGTCAGAGCGTGATGTTGTTGTGCAGCCTGGCGCTGCTGTCCTTCTCGCTGGGCCACATCACGGATGTGCGGTTCGTCTATGGCGTCCTGATCCTCTTCGGCACGGCGCGCGCCTTCTATGCGCCCGCGGGCTCCGCGCTCACGCCGCACCTGGTCCCCAAGAGTGAGCTGACGCGCGCGGTGGCCTTGAACTCCACCACGTGGCAGGTGGCCACCATCGCGGGCCCCGCGGTGGGTGGCGTGCTCTACGGGTGGGCGGGACCGACGGGGGCCTACCTCGGGTCGGCCGCGCTGTGTGCGCTGACGGTGGTGTGGATCCTCTCGCTGAAGGTGCGGACCGGCCGGGCTTCGTCGGAGCCGCTGTCCTTCTCCACGCTCGTCGCTGGCCTGGGCTTCGTCCGCCGCCAGCGCCTGTTGCTGGGCAGCATCACCCTGGACCTGTTCGCCGTGCTGCTGGGGGGCGCCGTGGCGCTGCTCCCCATCTACGCGAAGGATGTGCTGCACACGGGGCCGTGGGGACTCGGGCTGCTGCGGTGCGCTCCGGCGGCGGGCGCGGCCCTGACGGCGGTGGTCTTCGCCATGCGGCCCCTGGGTGGGAACGCGGGCTGGAAGATGTTCGCGGCCGTGGCCGTCTTCGGCGCGGCGACGCTGGTCTTCGGGGTGAGCCGCTCCCTGCCCTTGTCGCTGCTGGCCCTGGCCATCGGCGGCGCGGCGGACATGGTCAGCGTGGTGGTGCGTCACACCCTGGAGCTGATGGCCACGCCCGACGAGATGCGAGGCCGCGTCGGGGCGGTGAACATGATGTGCATCGGTGCATCCAACGAGCTCGGTGAGTTCCGCGCGGGCTGGCTCGCGGAGCACGTGGGCGCCGTTCCGGCGGTGGTGGCGGGCGCGGTGGGAACGCTGGCGGTCGTGGTCCTGTGGTCCTGGGGCTTCCCCGAGCTGCGGAAGGTGGACCGCCTGGAGCTGACGACCGCGGAGCCTTCTCCCAAGCCGCAGACGCCCGAAGCCCCCGCCGCGCAGGCGGGCTGA
- a CDS encoding ABC transporter permease gives MHPLVVQYRAVVVKEVRQTARDRRVMALLTLAPLIQLFMLGFAVNFDVRHVPTVVVDRDKTAESRAYARGQLAGDTLSLTAQLPDETAAAEALEQGKASVALIFPPDFQKDLLRGEGAQVQALVDGSDPTRSSVAATAVAQYSLLRATRMLREQAQSQGLTPPRTPVELVPRVLYNPELSTSVYVVPGIAAMLLLIVTTIIMAMGLARERETGTLEQLQVTPLRPGILMAGKVTPFLLIGLVDVGLALSVGAWVFGVPLRGSLLLVAVATLFYLLSTLSVGLLIATVSRTQQQAFVGGFLFVLPAVLLSGVMSPIRAMPDWLAWLTYLNPVRYYAEVLRGVLLKNAGLWDLWRQVLLLALFGAVMMAVAARRFRKTSA, from the coding sequence ATGCATCCCCTGGTGGTGCAGTACCGCGCGGTGGTGGTGAAGGAAGTCCGACAGACGGCGAGAGATCGGCGCGTCATGGCGCTCTTGACGCTGGCACCGCTCATCCAGCTCTTCATGCTGGGCTTCGCGGTGAACTTCGACGTGCGCCATGTCCCCACGGTGGTGGTGGACCGGGACAAGACGGCGGAGAGCCGCGCGTACGCGAGAGGACAGCTCGCGGGCGACACCTTGAGCCTCACGGCGCAGCTGCCCGATGAGACCGCGGCGGCCGAGGCGCTCGAGCAAGGCAAGGCCTCCGTCGCGTTGATCTTCCCTCCCGATTTCCAGAAGGACCTGCTGCGCGGTGAAGGGGCGCAGGTCCAGGCGCTGGTGGATGGATCGGACCCCACGCGTTCATCCGTCGCGGCGACCGCGGTGGCGCAGTACAGCCTGCTCCGCGCGACGCGGATGCTGCGCGAGCAGGCCCAGAGCCAGGGGCTGACGCCGCCACGGACACCCGTGGAGCTGGTGCCTCGAGTCCTCTACAACCCGGAGCTGTCGACGTCCGTGTACGTGGTGCCGGGCATCGCGGCGATGCTGCTGCTCATCGTCACCACCATCATCATGGCGATGGGCCTGGCGCGCGAGCGGGAGACGGGGACGTTGGAGCAGCTCCAGGTGACGCCGCTGCGCCCCGGCATCCTGATGGCGGGCAAGGTGACGCCCTTCCTGTTGATTGGCCTGGTGGACGTGGGGCTGGCGCTGAGCGTGGGCGCCTGGGTCTTTGGCGTTCCGCTGCGAGGGAGCCTGCTGCTCGTCGCGGTGGCCACCCTCTTCTACCTCCTGTCCACCTTGAGCGTGGGACTCCTCATCGCGACGGTGAGCCGCACGCAGCAACAGGCCTTCGTGGGTGGGTTCCTCTTCGTCCTGCCCGCGGTGCTCCTCTCGGGAGTGATGAGCCCCATCCGCGCGATGCCGGACTGGCTGGCGTGGCTGACGTACCTGAACCCCGTGCGCTACTACGCGGAGGTGCTGCGTGGTGTGCTGCTCAAGAACGCGGGCCTGTGGGATTTGTGGCGGCAGGTACTCCTGCTCGCCCTGTTCGGGGCGGTGATGATGGCCGTGGCTGCTCGGCGGTTCCGCAAGACCTCGGCCTGA
- a CDS encoding ABC transporter permease, whose amino-acid sequence MDSSSVNRRVGRILAMAGKEVLHIRRDIRTLYLALALPVVMLVLFGFGISFDVDHLELAVADQDRTDLSRELVRHVTASGEFEVLREGTSPEEAVSELRRGRATGVLLIRKGFSEDVKRGGAQVQFLLDGADGNTATQALAKAQSLVEMAGRQLGGAGVMAAPPLEVRVRTLFNPTARSAMFLVPGLAAYLLAIVAVLITALTVAREWERGSMEQLFATPVGRMEIVVGKLLPYLGIGLLQVMLVLAVGTWVFDVPIRGSLVALGLGSFLFLVGMLGQGLLISVVTRNQMVATQVATMTSVLPSMLLSGFIFPIENLPPPLKVISTLIPARYFVATLRGVLLRGNGLSVLWPQLLALTLFAALMLVVATRRFQRRLD is encoded by the coding sequence ATGGATTCCTCAAGCGTGAATCGCCGGGTGGGCCGCATCCTCGCGATGGCGGGCAAGGAGGTCCTGCACATCCGCCGGGACATCCGCACCCTCTACCTGGCGCTCGCCCTGCCCGTGGTGATGCTGGTGCTGTTCGGCTTCGGCATCAGCTTCGACGTGGACCACCTGGAGCTGGCGGTGGCGGACCAGGACCGCACGGACTTGTCTCGCGAGCTGGTGCGCCACGTCACCGCGTCCGGCGAGTTCGAGGTGCTGCGCGAAGGCACCTCACCGGAGGAAGCAGTGAGCGAGCTGCGCCGAGGCCGCGCGACGGGCGTGCTGCTGATCCGCAAGGGCTTCTCGGAGGACGTGAAGCGCGGCGGCGCGCAGGTCCAGTTCCTGCTCGATGGGGCGGATGGCAACACCGCGACGCAGGCGCTGGCGAAGGCCCAGTCCCTGGTGGAGATGGCGGGCCGCCAGCTCGGAGGCGCCGGGGTGATGGCCGCGCCTCCGCTGGAGGTCCGTGTTCGCACGCTGTTCAATCCGACGGCGCGCTCCGCCATGTTCCTGGTGCCGGGCCTGGCGGCGTATCTCCTGGCCATCGTCGCGGTGCTCATCACCGCGCTGACCGTGGCGCGAGAGTGGGAGCGAGGCTCCATGGAGCAGCTCTTCGCGACCCCCGTGGGCCGGATGGAGATTGTCGTGGGCAAGCTGCTGCCCTACCTGGGCATCGGGCTGCTCCAGGTGATGCTGGTCCTCGCGGTGGGCACCTGGGTGTTCGACGTGCCCATCCGAGGAAGCCTGGTGGCGCTGGGGTTGGGTTCGTTCCTGTTCCTCGTCGGGATGTTGGGCCAGGGGTTGCTCATCTCGGTGGTGACGCGGAACCAGATGGTGGCGACGCAGGTGGCGACGATGACGTCCGTGCTGCCGTCCATGCTCCTGTCGGGGTTCATCTTCCCCATCGAGAACCTGCCGCCCCCGCTCAAGGTCATCAGCACGCTGATTCCGGCGCGCTACTTCGTGGCCACGCTGCGCGGGGTGCTCCTGCGCGGCAATGGCCTGTCCGTGCTGTGGCCTCAGTTGTTGGCTCTGACCTTGTTCGCGGCCCTCATGCTGGTGGTGGCGACGCGGCGTTTCCAGCGGCGACTGGACTGA
- a CDS encoding ABC transporter ATP-binding protein — MTPAIEVQHLTRRFGAFTAVDDVSFDVGAGEIFGYLGANGAGKSTTIRMLCGLLKPTGGGARVAGFDVGLEPERVKTGIGYMSQRFSLYLDLSVRANLEFFASAYGAYGKALERRIGEMLERMQLREVQDEVTGSLPGGLQQRVALASAVLHQPRIVFLDEPTAGVDPVQRRSFWELIRDLASHGTTVFVTTHYMDEAENCARIGIMVDGKLVALDSPEGLKRTHAPGRVLEVRGPHLSPALDSLRGMEGVLDVSRFGSGATVRVDPTRLPSEVLAARLRARGVDPLEMEDSAPTLDDVFLALTANAQRGED, encoded by the coding sequence ATGACTCCGGCCATCGAGGTGCAACACCTGACGAGGCGCTTCGGCGCCTTCACCGCCGTGGACGACGTGAGCTTCGACGTCGGCGCGGGGGAGATCTTCGGCTACCTGGGCGCCAACGGCGCGGGCAAGTCCACCACCATCCGCATGTTGTGTGGGCTGCTGAAGCCCACGGGTGGCGGCGCACGGGTCGCGGGCTTCGACGTGGGGCTCGAGCCCGAGCGCGTGAAGACGGGCATCGGCTACATGTCCCAGCGATTCTCGCTGTACCTGGACCTCAGCGTGCGCGCGAACCTGGAGTTCTTCGCGTCGGCCTATGGCGCGTACGGCAAGGCGCTGGAGCGCCGCATCGGCGAGATGCTCGAGCGAATGCAGCTGCGCGAGGTCCAGGACGAGGTGACGGGCTCGCTTCCGGGAGGACTCCAGCAGCGCGTGGCCCTGGCGAGCGCGGTGCTGCATCAGCCCCGCATCGTCTTCCTCGACGAGCCCACCGCGGGCGTGGACCCGGTGCAGCGGCGCTCCTTCTGGGAGCTGATTCGCGACCTCGCGTCCCACGGCACCACCGTCTTCGTCACCACGCACTACATGGACGAGGCGGAGAACTGCGCCCGCATCGGCATCATGGTGGATGGAAAGCTGGTGGCGCTGGACAGCCCGGAGGGACTGAAGCGGACGCACGCACCGGGCCGCGTGCTGGAAGTGCGAGGCCCCCACCTCTCCCCTGCCCTGGACTCGCTTCGCGGCATGGAGGGGGTGTTGGACGTGAGCCGCTTCGGCTCGGGCGCCACCGTTCGCGTGGACCCGACGCGGCTCCCCTCCGAGGTGCTCGCGGCGCGGCTGCGCGCGCGCGGCGTGGACCCATTGGAGATGGAGGACTCGGCGCCGACACTGGACGACGTCTTCCTGGCCCTCACGGCGAATGCCCAGCGGGGAGAGGACTGA
- a CDS encoding ABC transporter ATP-binding protein, with amino-acid sequence MSPRPEMAVSLEEVRRAFGKAQALRGVSLSVHPGEVYGLVGPDGAGKTTAIRLMAGLLLPDSGEVRLLGADPADTRSPVRESLGLVPQRNTLYGDLSVGENLRFFARLFGLSQHDFEARRAQLLDITRLGRFTERRADALSGGMYKKLALACALLHRPRVLLLDEPTNGVDPVSRRELWELLYGLVHEGMTLLVSTPYMDEAARCHRVGLLHMGELIAEGDPRELARRHGVAASNFEAVFLSLVEKRDGGRAA; translated from the coding sequence ATGAGCCCGCGGCCGGAGATGGCCGTGTCGCTCGAGGAGGTCCGCCGCGCCTTCGGCAAGGCGCAGGCGCTGCGAGGCGTCTCCCTGTCCGTCCATCCGGGGGAGGTCTACGGACTGGTGGGGCCCGATGGCGCGGGGAAGACCACGGCCATCCGGTTGATGGCGGGCCTGCTGCTCCCGGACTCGGGCGAGGTGCGATTGCTGGGCGCGGACCCGGCGGACACCCGCTCACCGGTGCGCGAGTCCCTGGGCCTGGTGCCCCAGCGCAACACGCTCTACGGAGACCTGAGCGTCGGCGAGAACCTGCGCTTCTTCGCGCGACTGTTCGGCCTGTCCCAGCACGACTTCGAGGCGCGTCGGGCGCAGCTCCTGGACATCACCCGTCTGGGGCGCTTCACGGAGCGGCGCGCGGATGCGCTGTCGGGCGGCATGTACAAGAAGCTGGCGCTCGCGTGTGCCCTGCTCCACCGGCCTCGGGTGCTGCTGCTGGATGAGCCCACCAACGGCGTGGACCCGGTCAGCCGCCGTGAGCTGTGGGAGCTGCTCTATGGCCTGGTGCACGAGGGCATGACGCTGCTCGTGTCCACGCCGTACATGGACGAGGCCGCGCGGTGCCATCGCGTGGGACTGCTCCACATGGGAGAGCTCATCGCGGAGGGTGACCCGCGCGAGCTGGCGCGTCGGCATGGTGTCGCGGCGTCCAACTTCGAGGCCGTGTTCCTGTCGCTCGTCGAGAAGCGCGACGGCGGGAGGGCGGCATGA
- a CDS encoding HlyD family secretion protein: MRRAVVVFVVLVVVLTALLGVRILKDRRAAEGPAGGSGVVEGTAVDVRARINARVLTRNVEEGAKVEKNAVLLTLDCTEPEAGLAEATARLTMAQAQADAARAAAVAAGRSSEAVAAQAEGSQSQIASLADQHGLAQRQAERLQRMGDATTEAALDQARAQAQALAQQLEAARHASTATARQARAATESERASLQQAESALRAIQVAEATVRRAQVSVAECELRAPLSGTVETLPLEVGELALPGAVVARLVDTHRPKATFYLPNAELASAKPGQSATVRADAYPNRTFQAQVVTVAREAAFTPRNVQTRSDRDRLVYPVEVHIDAPEGVLLPGMPVEITLGAVNAAVVAEQKP, encoded by the coding sequence ATGCGGCGTGCGGTCGTTGTCTTCGTGGTCCTGGTGGTGGTGCTCACCGCGTTGTTGGGTGTGCGCATCCTGAAGGATCGCCGGGCCGCGGAGGGACCGGCGGGGGGCTCGGGGGTGGTGGAGGGCACGGCGGTGGACGTGCGTGCGCGCATCAACGCTCGCGTGCTGACCCGCAACGTGGAGGAAGGCGCCAAGGTGGAGAAGAACGCGGTGCTCCTCACCCTCGACTGCACGGAGCCGGAGGCCGGACTGGCGGAGGCCACCGCGCGGTTGACCATGGCGCAAGCGCAGGCGGACGCGGCTCGCGCGGCGGCGGTGGCCGCGGGGCGCAGCAGCGAGGCGGTGGCCGCGCAGGCGGAAGGGAGCCAGTCGCAGATTGCCTCGCTGGCGGACCAGCACGGGCTCGCGCAGCGTCAGGCGGAGCGGCTCCAGCGCATGGGGGACGCGACGACGGAGGCCGCGCTGGACCAGGCGCGTGCCCAGGCCCAGGCCCTGGCGCAGCAGCTCGAAGCGGCGCGCCACGCGAGCACGGCGACGGCGAGACAGGCCCGCGCCGCGACGGAGTCCGAGCGCGCGAGCCTCCAGCAAGCCGAGTCCGCGCTCCGCGCCATCCAGGTCGCGGAGGCCACGGTCCGCCGGGCCCAGGTGTCCGTGGCGGAGTGCGAGCTGCGCGCGCCGCTGAGCGGGACGGTGGAGACGCTCCCGCTGGAAGTCGGTGAGCTGGCCCTGCCCGGCGCGGTGGTGGCGCGGCTGGTGGACACGCATCGCCCCAAGGCGACCTTCTATCTGCCCAACGCGGAGCTGGCCTCGGCGAAGCCGGGGCAGTCCGCCACGGTGCGCGCGGACGCATATCCCAACCGCACGTTCCAGGCGCAGGTGGTGACGGTGGCGCGCGAGGCGGCCTTCACCCCTCGCAACGTGCAGACGCGCTCGGACCGGGACCGGCTGGTCTATCCCGTCGAGGTGCACATCGACGCGCCGGAGGGCGTGCTGTTGCCGGGCATGCCGGTGGAGATCACCCTGGGCGCCGTGAACGCGGCGGTGGTGGCGGAGCAGAAGCCATGA
- a CDS encoding MBL fold metallo-hydrolase translates to MKTRGFWRVLRRGAMGLAALLALGILVLVVDGYTAFGRRATGARRERMERSPQWKDGRFDNPQPLVNHYGEMLTSALQASPHTNPTEPLQVAPIDPARFRTPPATGLRLTWLGHSTLLVELDGHRILTDPVWSERVSPYTWVGPTRWFAPPIALKDLPPIDAVVISHDHYDHLDMGTVVALKDSQAVFIVPLGVGAHLESWGIPVERIVELDWWERIQVGGLEVVATPARHASGRQVLDKDATLWAGYALVGPKHRVYFSGDTGLFPAMRDIGERLGPFDVTMIETGQYHRTWPDWHIGPEQAVLAHQMLGGKAMLPIHWALFGLAYHGWTEPAERVRAAATLASVELLLPRPGQSLEPEAEQAESPWWPALAWETAEQHPILSTGMPASVTATQPGHLP, encoded by the coding sequence ATGAAGACCCGAGGCTTTTGGCGCGTGCTGCGCCGGGGCGCGATGGGGCTGGCGGCGCTGCTGGCGCTGGGCATCCTCGTGCTCGTCGTGGATGGATACACCGCGTTCGGCCGGCGCGCGACAGGCGCCCGGCGCGAGCGGATGGAGCGCTCTCCTCAGTGGAAGGACGGGCGCTTCGACAATCCGCAGCCGCTGGTGAACCACTACGGGGAGATGCTGACGAGCGCGCTCCAGGCGAGCCCGCACACGAATCCCACCGAGCCCCTCCAGGTGGCGCCCATCGACCCCGCGCGCTTCCGGACGCCTCCCGCGACGGGGCTGCGCTTGACGTGGCTGGGGCACTCGACGCTGCTGGTGGAGCTGGATGGCCACCGCATCCTCACGGACCCGGTGTGGAGCGAGCGCGTCTCGCCCTACACCTGGGTGGGCCCCACGCGCTGGTTCGCGCCGCCCATCGCGTTGAAGGACCTGCCCCCCATCGACGCGGTCGTCATCTCGCATGACCACTATGACCACCTGGACATGGGGACCGTCGTCGCGCTGAAGGACTCCCAGGCGGTCTTCATCGTGCCGCTCGGGGTGGGCGCGCATCTGGAGTCGTGGGGCATCCCCGTCGAGCGCATCGTGGAGCTCGACTGGTGGGAGCGCATTCAGGTGGGTGGGCTGGAGGTGGTCGCCACGCCCGCGCGGCATGCCTCGGGGCGGCAGGTGCTCGACAAGGACGCGACGCTGTGGGCCGGCTATGCACTGGTGGGCCCGAAGCACCGCGTCTACTTCTCGGGAGACACCGGCCTGTTCCCCGCGATGCGGGACATCGGCGAGCGCCTGGGGCCCTTCGACGTGACGATGATCGAGACAGGCCAGTACCACCGCACCTGGCCGGACTGGCACATCGGCCCGGAGCAGGCCGTGCTGGCACATCAGATGCTAGGTGGGAAGGCGATGCTTCCCATTCATTGGGCCCTGTTCGGGCTGGCCTATCACGGTTGGACGGAGCCGGCGGAGCGTGTGCGCGCCGCGGCGACCCTTGCCTCGGTGGAGCTCCTGTTGCCCAGGCCCGGCCAGAGTCTGGAACCGGAAGCCGAACAGGCCGAGTCCCCCTGGTGGCCGGCGCTGGCCTGGGAGACCGCGGAGCAACATCCCATCCTCTCGACAGGGATGCCGGCCTCGGTGACGGCCACGCAGCCCGGCCACCTGCCTTGA